DNA sequence from the Bradyrhizobium sp. CIAT3101 genome:
CTGGCCGACCGTGTACTTGTAGGCCATCGCCGCCAGCGTCGGGATCTTCGCGATCATGCGCATGGAGGCGATCATGCGCTGCTTCGGATCGTTGATATCCGTCGAGTCGTGATAGAACGCGGCAAGCGCGCCGACCGAAGCGACCATGACGGCCATCGGATGGGCGTCGCGGCGGAAGCCCTGGAAGAAGCGGGCCATCTGCTCGTGCACCATCGTGTGATGGATCACGCGGTCGTCGAAATCCTTCTTCTGCGCGGCGGTCGGCAGGTTCCCGTAGAGCAGCAGATAGCAGGTCTCGAGGAAGTCGCCGTTCTCGGCGAGCTGCTCGATCGGGTAGCCGCGGTATTCCAGCACGCCCGCGTCACCGTCGATATAGGTGATCTTGGACTGGCAGCTCGCGGTCGAGGTGAAGCCGGGATCGTAGGTGAACAGGCCGGACTGGCCGTACAGCTTGCCGATATCGATGACATCAGGTCCGACGCTGCCGCTGTGAATCGGAAGATCGTAATTCTTGTTTCCGACCGTCAGCGTGGCGGTCTTGTTGGTTTCTTTTGCGTCCATCAGAGGTCCCCGATGTATGGTGAAACGGGCCGGAGCCGGAGGCCCCCAAGCGAGAAGATGGGGCAGGCCGGATGTTCCAGAATGTACGGGGAGATGGGTATATTATTGCTGTGTGCGCTGCAAGATCATGGCAGCCATGGTCTGCCCATGGCCTACTTACGTCTTAGTCTGGTCCTTGGACTGATCCTGAAGCCGGGCGAGGCTTTCCTCGCGCCCCAGCACGTCCAAAACCTCAAATATGCCAGGCGACGTGGTCCGACCGGTCAGCGCCGCGCGCAAGGGCTGGGCGACCGCGCCGAGCTTGAGACTATTTTCCTCCGCAAAAGCGCGTAGCGCCGCCTCCGTGGTGGCGCCGCTCCAGGTCTCGACATTCTCCAGCGCGGAATGAAGCTGGCCGATCAGCTTGCGGTTCTCGGGCGTCAGCAGGGCTGCCGCCTTCGGATCGAGCTGCAGCGGGCGGTCGGCGAAGATGAAATAGGCGCCGTCAATCAGTTCGATCAGCGTCTTGGCGCGCTCCTTCAGGGCCGGCATGGCCTTGAGCAGCTGGCCGCGCGTGGTGTCGTTTAACTTCGCCTTAATCTCGTCGCGGGCGGGCACGACGTGGTCGAGCACGTCCTCGAACAGCTTCACGAGTGATTGATCGTCGGCGTGGCGGATGTAATGGCCGTTGAGGTTCTCGAGCTTGGCGAAGTCGAAGCGGGCGGCGGCGCGGCCGACATTGGCGAGATCGAACGCGGCGATCATCTCCTCGGTCGAGAAGATCTCCTGGTCGCCATGGCTCCAGCCGAGGCGGACGAGGTAGTTGCGGAGCGCGGCCGGGAGGTACCCCATGGCGCGGTAGGCGTCGACGCCGAGCGCGCCGTGGCGCTTGGACAGTTTCGAGCCGTCCGGACCGTGGATCAGGGGGATGTGGGACATGTTCGGCAGCGCCCAGCCCATCGCATCGTAGATCTGCTTCTGGCGGGCGGCGTTGATCAGATGGTCGTCGCCGCGGATGACGTGGGTGACGCCCATATCGTGGTCGTCCACGACCACTGCGAGCATGTAGGTCGGATTGCCATCGCCGCGCAGCAGGACGAGGTCGTCGAGGTTCTCGTTCTGCCAGACCACGCGGCCCTGGACCTGGTCCTCGATCACGGTCTCGCCGGTCTGCGGCGCGCGCAGGCGGATGGTCGGCTTGACGTCGGAGGGGGCGGTTGCCGGATCGCGATCGCGCCATAGGCCGTCATAGAGGCGGGTTCGGCCCTCCGCGCGCGCCTTCTCCCGCATCGCGGTGAGCTCCTCGGCGGTGGCGTAGCAGCGGTAGGCCTTGCCGTCGGCCAGCAGCTGCTCGGCGACCTCGCGGTGACGGGCGGCGCGGCTGAACTGGTAGATGACGTCGCCATCCCAGCCGAGCTCCAGCCATTTCAGCCCGTCCAGAATCGCTCCGATCGCAGCCTCGGTGGAGCGCTCCCGGTCGGTGTCCTCGATCCGGAGCAGCATCTTGCCGCCGTGCTTCTTCGCATAGAGCCAGTTGAACAGCGCCGTGCGGGCCCCCCCGATATGGAGGAAGCCGGTCGGCGAGGGAGCGAAGCGGGTGACGACGGAATCGGTCATTCTTGGCAGGGCCTATGCATTGGAGGCGGTGGTATATAACAGGACCGGAGCATAACTAAAGCCCGGCAGCGACCGCTCAAGGGCTCGCTTAACCCCTTGGCTCAGCCAAGCGAATTTGGCAGAAGAGCCGCTGATTTCCCTACAGGATTTTCGTAATGACAGAACCGGTGGCGACTGAGGTTGGGCGCGATTTCATTCGTGACATCATCCAGGCCGACCTCGATCAGGCCAAGTACAAGGAGATCGTCACCCGGTTCCCGCCGGAGCCGAACGGCTATCTGCACATTGGCCACGCCAAGTCGATTGCACTGAATTTCGGCATCGCCCAGGAGTTTCCGGGCCGCTGCCATCTGCGCTTCGACGACACCAATCCGGTCAAGGAAGAGCAGGAATATATCGACTCCATTCAGGCCGACGTGCGTTGGCTCGGCTACGACTGGGGCAAGAACCTGTTCTACGCCTCGGACTATTTCGATCGCCTGTACGAATGGGCGGAGAAGCTGATCCATGACGGGCTCGCCTATGTCGACGACCAGTCCCAGGAGGACATCCGCCTCTCGCGCGGCACGCTGACCGAGCCGGGCAAGAACTCGCCGTTCCGCGACCGCAGCGTCGACGAGAATCTCGACCTGTTCCGGCGCATGAAGGCCGGCGAATTCCCGAACGGCGCGCGCGTGCTGCGGGCGAAGATCGACATGGGCGCGGGCAACATCAACCTGCGCGATCCCGTGCTGTACCGGATCCTGCATGCGCACCATCCGCGCACCGGCACCACGTGGAGCATCTATCCGAGCTACGACTATGCCCACGGCCAGTCGGATGCGATCGAGGGCATCACGCATTCGATCTGCACGCTGGAGTTCGAGGACCACCGGCCGCTCTATGACTGGTTCATCGAGAAGCTGCCGGTGCCGTCCAAGCCGCACCAGTACGAAATGGCGCGGCTCAACATCACCTACACGCTGCTGTCCAAGCGTGTGCTGACCCAGCTCGTCCGCGACGGCCACGTCGCCGGCTGGGATGATCCACGCATGCCGACCATGGCGGGCATGCGCCGCCGCGGCGTGCCGCCGGCCGCCCTGCGCGAATTCATCAAGCGCATCGGCGTCGCCAAGGCCAACAGCGTGGTCGATGTCGGCATGCTGGAGTTCTGCATCCGCGAGGAGCTGAACCGCACCTCGCAGCGGCGCATGGGCGTGCTGCGGCCGCTCAAGGTGGTGATCGAGAACTATCCGGAAGGGCAGAGCGAGGAACTCGAGGCCATCAATCACCCGGACGATCCGTCGGCGGGGACGCGGAAGATCACGTTCGGTCGTGAGCTCTATATCGAGCAGGACGACTTCATGGAGAACCCGCCGAAGAAGTTCTTCCGCCTGTCGCCGGGCAACGAGGTGCGGCTGCGCTACGCCTATTTCATCAAGTGCACCGGCGTGATCAAGAATGACAAGGGTGACGTGGTGGAGCTGCGCTGCACCTACGATCCCGCGACCAAGGGCGGCAACGCGCCCGACGGCCGCAAGGTCAAGGCGACCATGCACTGGCTGCCGGCGGCGACGTCCGTGCCTGCGGAGATCCGCATCTACAACCAGCTGTTCGCCAATCCGAGCCCGGATGCCTCGAACTTCGCGGCCGATCTCAACCCGCAGTCGCTGGAGATCCTGGCCGACGCGCGGATCGAGGCATCGGTCGCCGAGAGCAATTCCACCGAGCCGATGCAGTTCGAGCGCCAGGGCTATTTCGTGCGCGACAAGGACTCGACGCCCGGCAAGCCGGTGTTTTCACGCACCATCGGCCTGCGCGACACCTTCGCGAAGGAAGTCGCCAAAGGCTGAAGCGACAAGGGCTGAGGGGACGACAAATGACCAGTGAGGCCGACACCATCGTTTCCGCCATCATCGCGAAATGGTGTGCCGG
Encoded proteins:
- a CDS encoding glutamine--tRNA ligase/YqeY domain fusion protein, with the protein product MTEPVATEVGRDFIRDIIQADLDQAKYKEIVTRFPPEPNGYLHIGHAKSIALNFGIAQEFPGRCHLRFDDTNPVKEEQEYIDSIQADVRWLGYDWGKNLFYASDYFDRLYEWAEKLIHDGLAYVDDQSQEDIRLSRGTLTEPGKNSPFRDRSVDENLDLFRRMKAGEFPNGARVLRAKIDMGAGNINLRDPVLYRILHAHHPRTGTTWSIYPSYDYAHGQSDAIEGITHSICTLEFEDHRPLYDWFIEKLPVPSKPHQYEMARLNITYTLLSKRVLTQLVRDGHVAGWDDPRMPTMAGMRRRGVPPAALREFIKRIGVAKANSVVDVGMLEFCIREELNRTSQRRMGVLRPLKVVIENYPEGQSEELEAINHPDDPSAGTRKITFGRELYIEQDDFMENPPKKFFRLSPGNEVRLRYAYFIKCTGVIKNDKGDVVELRCTYDPATKGGNAPDGRKVKATMHWLPAATSVPAEIRIYNQLFANPSPDASNFAADLNPQSLEILADARIEASVAESNSTEPMQFERQGYFVRDKDSTPGKPVFSRTIGLRDTFAKEVAKG
- the gltX gene encoding glutamate--tRNA ligase encodes the protein MTDSVVTRFAPSPTGFLHIGGARTALFNWLYAKKHGGKMLLRIEDTDRERSTEAAIGAILDGLKWLELGWDGDVIYQFSRAARHREVAEQLLADGKAYRCYATAEELTAMREKARAEGRTRLYDGLWRDRDPATAPSDVKPTIRLRAPQTGETVIEDQVQGRVVWQNENLDDLVLLRGDGNPTYMLAVVVDDHDMGVTHVIRGDDHLINAARQKQIYDAMGWALPNMSHIPLIHGPDGSKLSKRHGALGVDAYRAMGYLPAALRNYLVRLGWSHGDQEIFSTEEMIAAFDLANVGRAAARFDFAKLENLNGHYIRHADDQSLVKLFEDVLDHVVPARDEIKAKLNDTTRGQLLKAMPALKERAKTLIELIDGAYFIFADRPLQLDPKAAALLTPENRKLIGQLHSALENVETWSGATTEAALRAFAEENSLKLGAVAQPLRAALTGRTTSPGIFEVLDVLGREESLARLQDQSKDQTKT